A genomic window from Fusarium oxysporum Fo47 chromosome VIII, complete sequence includes:
- a CDS encoding -phospho-3-sulfolactate synthase-domain-containing protein: MSHVNLLKAARPAWRASTAIPKAAIRPFSVSSQLRTPPILLEDKDKGFGFIRHNKRPPKPRSVGVTEIRGPYYSVMGKRYLQDVLETMGHHVDGLKFAGGSFSLFPEDKLKELINLAHEYNVYVSTGGWMEHVLLQSDPAWAVDQYLKKCKQLGFDVIEISSGFLSIPQDDWLRIVDKVHSAGLIAKPECGIQFGAGGDTEASELSSLGTSDPSKIIHMGKRFIDAGVERIMIESEGITENVKSWRTDVIQQILRELPQEKVMFEAADPKVFNWYLRSGKDGSFHPVPEAQAQKLPGTEKDMNPTSESTKLEGKDEFHEYRAANKLEGAKALITGGDSGIGRSVAVLFAREGADVTIVYLPEEQEDAEETKRMVEKEGHKCLLFAGNLMDNETCKNAVQKHVDEYGKIDVLVNNAGKQFMCEDFKDIDLDDVESTFRSNILQIFAMTKYALHHMEKGGSIINSTSTVAFRGTAHMVDYASTKGAITSFTQSLSKQLVKKGIRVNAVAPGPVHTPLQPASRPAEQMEGFGKNSQLGRVGQPSEIAPSYVFLASKDATLFHGQVLHAYPLGD; encoded by the exons ATGTCTCATGTCAACTTGCTCAAAGCCGCCCGCCCAGCATGGCGAGCCTCAACCGCAATCCCCAAGGCCGCTATCAGGCCCTTCTCAGTATCCAGTCAGCTTAGGACTCCTCCGATTCTGTTGGAAGATAAAGACAAAGGTTTCGGGTTTATCCGCCACAACAAGCGTCCACCGAAACCTCGGTCTGTCGGAGTGACTGAGATTCGGGGGCCATATTACTCAGTGATGGGAAAACGATACCTACAGGATGTCCTTGAGAC GATGGGACACCATGTCGATGGGCTCAAGTTTGCCGGTGGTTCCTTTTCCCTATTCCCAGAAGATAAACTCAAAGAGCTCATCAATCTCGCTCACGAGTACAACGTCTACGTTTCTACT GGCGGATGGATGGAGCACGTCCTTCTTCAATCTGATCCCGCGTGGGCTGTGGATCAATATCTCAAGAAGTGCAAACAACTCGGCTTCGATGTTATCGAAATCTCATCAGGCTTCCTCTCTATCCCCCAAGACGACTGGCTCCGCATCGTCGATAAAGTCCACTCCGCCGGTCTAATCGCCAAACCCGAATGCGGCATTCAATTCGGCGCTGGCGGCGACACAGAAGCTTCCGAGCTCTCGTCCCTAGGAACATCTGATCCCTCAAAGATAATCCACATGGGAAAACGTTTCATCGACGCTGGAGTAGAGCGCATCATGATTGAGAGCGAGGGAATCACAGAGAATGTTAAGAGTTGGAGGACGGATGTAATTCAGCAGATTTTGAGGGAGTTGCCGCAGGAGAAAGTCATGTTTGAGGCGGCGGACCCAAAGGTGTTTAATTGGTAT TTGAGGT CTGGAAAAGATGGTTCATTCCACCCTGTTCCTGAGGCTCAGGCACAGAAGCTTCCTGG AACCGAAAAGGATATGAACCCTACAAGCGAGTCGACCAAGCTCGAAGGCAAGGATGAGTTCCACGAGTACAGAGCCGCCAACAAGCTTGAGGGGGCCAAAGCTCTTATCACCGGTGGCGA CTCTGGTATTGGCCGCTCAGTAGCAGTCCTCTTCGCCCGCGAAGGTGCAGACGTAACGATCGTCTACCTcccagaagaacaagaagacgCCGAAGAGACCAAGCGCATGGTCGAGAAGGAAGGTCACAAATGTCTTCTCTTCGCTGGAAACCTCATGGACAATGAGACCTGCAAGAACGCAGTCCAGAAACACGTTGATGAATATGGCAAGATTGATGTCCTGGTGAATAATGCTGGGAAGCAGTTCATGTGTGAGGACTTTAAGGATATTGATCTGGATGATGTGGAGAGTACTTTCCGAAGTAATATTCTTCAGATCTTCGCTATGACGAAGTATGCGCTTCATCATATGGAAAAGGGTGGCTC TAtcatcaactcaacatcTACCGTTGCATTCAGAGGAACAGCGCACATGGTAGACTACGCATCTACAAAAGGCGCCATCACTTCCTTCACACAATCGCTGTCAAAGCAACTCGTCAAGAAGGGCATTAGAGTCAATGCCGTAGCTCCAGGGCCTGTGCACACACCTCTGCAGCCTGCTTCTCGACCGGCGGAGCAGATGGAGGGATTCGGCAAGAATTCGCAGTTGGGAAGAGTTGGACAGCCGAGTGAGATTGCACCGAGTTAtgtcttcttggcttcgaAGGATGCGACGTTGTTTCATGGACAGGTCCTCCATGCTTATCCGCTTGGTGACTAG